A single genomic interval of Armigeres subalbatus isolate Guangzhou_Male chromosome 1, GZ_Asu_2, whole genome shotgun sequence harbors:
- the LOC134208077 gene encoding glutathione S-transferase D5-like — protein MDLYYHIIPPSSRAILILADKLNIKFNLISIDTRDADEMAILTKVNPLQSLPTLIDDGQIIGESHAVLIHLTSQFDKQGTLYPTNLKTRSAINELLFFDTNMYKCFVSFSMPTIIKRQEPNQDLLDKLLVCVKAFDNFMRDRSYAVGDHFTLADLSLAHTIGTLAVIKVKLSDYPNVERWMAKVLPEMPKFEELQTRAEDALSAFLVKQYGIKCI, from the exons ATGGATCTCTACTACCATATTATTCCGCCGTCATCTCGTGCCATTCTCATACTTGCGGATAAACTTAACATCAAGTTCAATCTCATCTCAATCGATACTCGGGATGCCGATGAAATGGCCATCTTGACTAAG GTCAACCCATTGCAATCACTCCCAACATTGATCGACGATGGTCAAATCATAGGGGAGTCGCACGCCGTTCTCATCCATCTGACCAGCCAGTTCGACAAGCAGGGCACGCTTTACCCAACCAACCTGAAGACCCGTTCGGCTATCAACGAGTTGCTTTTCTTCGATACCAACATGTACAAATGCTTTGTATCCTTCTCGATGCCGACCATCATTAAACGGCAGGAACCGAACCAGGACCTGCTGGATAAACTGCTCGTCTGTGTCAAGGCCTTTGACAACTTCATGCGGGACCGTAGCTACGCTGTTGGGGATCACTTCACCCTGGCCGATCTATCACTGGCCCACACAATTGGAACTCTCGCGGTGATCAAGGTCAAGCTGAGCGACTATCCCAACGTGGAACGTTGGATGGCGAAAGTTTTGCCGGAAATGCCTAAGTTCGAGGAGCTGCAGACCCGCGCCGAGGATGCACTGTCCGCCTTCCTCGTTAAGCAGTACGGTATCAAGTGTATCTGA